One genomic segment of Streptomyces liangshanensis includes these proteins:
- a CDS encoding DUF3046 domain-containing protein, which produces MRLTIFWERMADHFGVAYAESFARDHVMAELGGRTVYGALEAGWETKDVWRAVCVAMDIPAEKR; this is translated from the coding sequence ATGCGGTTGACGATTTTCTGGGAGCGGATGGCGGACCACTTCGGCGTCGCGTACGCCGAGTCCTTCGCCCGCGACCACGTGATGGCCGAACTGGGCGGCCGTACGGTGTACGGGGCGCTTGAGGCGGGGTGGGAGACGAAGGACGTGTGGCGGGCGGTCTGCGTCGCGATGGACATCCCGGCGGAGAAGCGCTGA
- a CDS encoding MFS transporter has protein sequence MVPALVVLALGAFTLGTSELGVAGLLPALGADLAVSAGTAGTLVSVYAVAVVVAGPVGAILLRRAPRRRVLLGALGALAVGNGATALATGLPLLLAARAFTGAAAAVYAVTALATATALVGPERRGRAVAVVFGGITASGVVGVPASTLLGDVVGWRGVYGGLSALAVAVLAAAAVFLPPASGRPLADSASRFLRRARSATAARGRMPYTFLGNALVTAGHYTASTYFVVLLTRRTDLAPATAALVLLTGGVAATIGNAVGGAGADRRTRRTLLATAASLAGCLAVVPLVMAGPVLTWLVSLVWAAAFSAFSTAAQAAVDRQAGPGAPLAGAVNISVFNVGIALGSALGGGVLHRAGFTGVHLVGAALVALGLVSVLHGRPRDLPRTPGAGTEVRGEVRGEA, from the coding sequence GTGGTGCCTGCTCTGGTCGTGCTCGCCCTGGGCGCGTTCACGCTCGGCACGAGTGAGCTGGGGGTCGCCGGACTGCTCCCCGCCCTCGGCGCCGACCTGGCGGTCTCCGCCGGCACGGCGGGCACGCTCGTCTCCGTGTACGCCGTGGCGGTCGTGGTGGCGGGGCCCGTAGGCGCGATCCTCCTGAGGAGGGCGCCTCGACGGAGGGTGCTCCTGGGCGCGTTGGGCGCGCTGGCCGTGGGGAACGGTGCGACGGCCCTGGCCACCGGCCTTCCCCTCCTGCTGGCCGCACGGGCGTTCACCGGGGCGGCGGCGGCCGTCTACGCCGTGACGGCGCTCGCCACGGCGACGGCGCTGGTCGGCCCCGAGCGGCGCGGGCGCGCGGTGGCCGTCGTCTTCGGCGGCATCACGGCCTCCGGCGTCGTGGGCGTGCCGGCGAGCACATTGCTGGGGGACGTCGTGGGGTGGCGTGGTGTGTACGGCGGGCTGTCGGCCCTGGCCGTGGCCGTGCTGGCCGCGGCGGCGGTCTTCCTGCCGCCCGCCTCCGGCCGCCCGCTCGCGGACTCCGCGTCCCGCTTCCTTAGGAGGGCGCGGTCGGCGACTGCGGCGCGGGGCCGGATGCCGTACACCTTCCTGGGCAATGCCCTGGTCACGGCGGGTCACTACACGGCGTCCACGTACTTCGTCGTCCTCCTGACCCGGCGTACGGACCTCGCCCCGGCCACCGCGGCCCTCGTGCTGCTGACCGGCGGTGTGGCCGCCACGATCGGCAACGCGGTGGGCGGGGCGGGCGCGGACCGCCGTACCCGCCGCACCCTGCTCGCCACGGCCGCCTCGCTCGCCGGGTGCCTGGCGGTGGTCCCGCTGGTGATGGCGGGCCCGGTCCTGACCTGGCTCGTCTCGCTGGTCTGGGCGGCGGCGTTCAGCGCGTTCAGTACCGCGGCCCAAGCGGCTGTGGACCGCCAGGCCGGGCCCGGCGCCCCGCTCGCCGGGGCGGTCAACATCTCGGTGTTCAACGTCGGCATCGCGCTCGGGTCGGCCCTCGGCGGCGGGGTCCTGCACCGGGCCGGTTTCACCGGCGTCCACCTGGTGGGCGCCGCATTGGTCGCCTTGGGACTCGTGAGCGTGCTCCACGGCCGGCCCCGCGACCTCCCCCGCACACCCGGGGCCGGTACGGAGGTCCGTGGGGAGGTCCGTGGGGAGGCCTGA
- a CDS encoding ML domain-containing protein, translating into MQTTSTGGSQWNDSGSSNSNFKVTDVSLTPDPPVRGKSVTVTADGALTSDISGGQVAVTVKYGIIPVLKSTSTLSAAPAGAYSSAVAFELPDDSPAGPYAAQFSFSDQDGVEIAGFFVTFKA; encoded by the coding sequence ATGCAGACGACCTCGACCGGCGGTTCGCAATGGAACGATTCCGGCTCTTCGAACAGCAACTTCAAGGTCACGGATGTCTCGCTCACCCCTGACCCCCCGGTCCGCGGGAAGTCCGTCACAGTAACCGCCGACGGGGCCCTGACCTCGGACATCTCCGGTGGTCAAGTCGCCGTTACGGTCAAGTACGGAATCATCCCCGTACTCAAGTCGACCAGCACGCTGTCCGCCGCGCCCGCCGGCGCGTACTCGTCGGCCGTCGCCTTCGAACTTCCTGACGATTCCCCTGCGGGCCCGTACGCCGCGCAGTTCTCGTTCAGCGACCAGGACGGCGTTGAGATCGCCGGCTTCTTTGTCACATTCAAGGCGTGA
- a CDS encoding YnfA family protein — protein sequence MYVARSLALFVVAALFEIGGAWLVWQGVREHKGWIWIGAGVIALGLYGFAATLQPDGHFGRILAAYGGVFVAGSILWGVVADGYRPDRYDIIGASICLAGMAVLLFAPRGH from the coding sequence GTGTACGTAGCGCGTTCGCTCGCCCTGTTCGTGGTCGCCGCGCTGTTCGAGATCGGCGGGGCCTGGCTGGTCTGGCAGGGGGTGCGCGAGCACAAGGGTTGGATCTGGATCGGCGCGGGTGTCATCGCCCTCGGTCTGTACGGCTTTGCCGCGACCCTCCAGCCCGACGGACACTTCGGCCGGATCCTGGCGGCGTACGGCGGCGTCTTCGTGGCAGGATCGATTCTCTGGGGCGTGGTCGCCGACGGGTACCGCCCCGACCGCTACGACATCATCGGTGCGTCGATCTGCCTGGCCGGCATGGCCGTCCTCCTGTTCGCGCCGCGCGGCCACTGA
- a CDS encoding AzlD domain-containing protein, with amino-acid sequence MNIWIAIGLTAAGCYLVKLVGLLVPEGALERPLVQRLSALLPVALLAALTAQQTFSLNGALVVDARGAGVAAAALALILRAPFLVVVGAAVLVTAGVRALGG; translated from the coding sequence TTGAACATCTGGATCGCCATCGGGTTGACCGCGGCGGGCTGCTACCTGGTCAAGCTGGTGGGTCTGCTGGTGCCCGAGGGGGCGCTCGAACGCCCCCTCGTACAGAGGCTCTCCGCCCTGCTCCCCGTCGCCCTGCTGGCCGCGCTCACCGCGCAGCAGACGTTCAGCCTGAACGGCGCGCTCGTCGTGGACGCGCGGGGCGCGGGAGTCGCGGCGGCGGCGCTCGCCCTGATCCTGCGCGCCCCCTTCCTGGTGGTCGTGGGGGCGGCGGTGCTGGTCACAGCGGGGGTGCGGGCCCTGGGAGGCTGA
- a CDS encoding CGNR zinc finger domain-containing protein, with translation MQATALRTAALVNALADDEAGPDAIADLLRAHGETGVIALSADDVEQMRAGALMLREVFEAGEVDLAAAALNRLLGHSPGALRLTSHEGRTPWHPHLDSADDAPWGEWFLASSCLALTVLVWDRQRPPGGVCASASCRHVFLTQGSGPPRRYCSRRCATRERVAAHRRSRA, from the coding sequence GTGCAGGCCACCGCCCTCCGGACCGCCGCCCTCGTCAACGCCCTGGCCGACGACGAGGCGGGGCCGGACGCGATCGCCGACCTACTGCGCGCCCACGGTGAGACCGGCGTCATCGCCCTCTCGGCGGACGACGTCGAGCAGATGCGGGCCGGCGCGCTGATGCTGCGTGAGGTCTTCGAGGCCGGGGAGGTGGACCTTGCCGCCGCCGCCCTGAACCGCCTCCTCGGGCACAGCCCCGGCGCCCTGCGTCTGACCTCGCACGAGGGCCGGACGCCCTGGCACCCGCACCTCGACAGCGCCGACGACGCCCCCTGGGGCGAATGGTTCCTGGCTTCCTCGTGCCTCGCCCTGACCGTGCTCGTGTGGGACCGCCAGCGTCCCCCCGGCGGGGTCTGCGCGTCGGCGAGTTGTCGCCACGTCTTTCTCACGCAGGGCAGCGGGCCGCCGCGCCGCTACTGTTCGCGGCGCTGCGCGACACGCGAACGAGTCGCCGCGCATCGACGCTCCCGGGCCTGA
- a CDS encoding AI-2E family transporter, whose translation MAPTDETPQGVHPPIPSPSPSSPRSPVPALAGSGGGVRDGGGDGRARMPHWLPRAMILALGLVACFQLGSWAFHQLIGLLINVLIAFFLALAVEPAVSRMASSGMRRGLATFLVFFGVVVASVGFVVMLGSILAGQIIQIVESFPAYLDSLINWLNENFHTELSRVAVQDSLLHSDWLQRYVQNSATGVLDVSTTVLGGLFRLLTIFLFSFYFAADGPRLRRGLCSVLPPAKQAEVLRAWEIAVEKTGGYIYSRGLMALVSGVAHYILLATLGVPYAPVLAVWVGLVSQFIPTIGTYLAGALPMLIAFTVAPWYALWVLGFVLLYQQFENYVLQPKLTAKTVDIHPAVAFGSVIAGTALLGAVGALIAIPAIATLQAFLGAYVKRYAVMDDPRVHGTRRRGGGSVLGWVRRKGLGRRR comes from the coding sequence GTGGCACCGACAGACGAGACCCCGCAGGGCGTGCATCCGCCGATTCCGTCCCCCTCGCCCTCCTCTCCCCGTTCCCCCGTCCCGGCACTCGCCGGCTCCGGCGGGGGCGTCCGGGACGGCGGCGGCGACGGCCGGGCCCGGATGCCCCACTGGCTGCCGCGCGCCATGATCCTGGCGCTGGGACTCGTCGCCTGTTTCCAACTCGGCAGTTGGGCGTTCCATCAGCTCATCGGACTGCTGATCAACGTACTGATCGCGTTCTTCCTGGCGCTGGCCGTCGAACCGGCCGTCAGCCGCATGGCGTCGAGCGGGATGCGGCGTGGGCTCGCCACGTTCCTGGTCTTCTTCGGCGTGGTGGTCGCGAGCGTCGGCTTCGTCGTGATGCTCGGGTCGATCCTGGCCGGCCAGATCATCCAGATCGTGGAGTCCTTCCCCGCGTACCTGGACTCCCTGATCAACTGGCTGAACGAGAACTTCCACACCGAGCTGTCGCGGGTCGCCGTCCAGGACAGCCTCCTGCACTCCGACTGGCTCCAGCGGTACGTCCAGAACAGCGCCACCGGCGTGCTCGACGTCTCCACCACCGTGCTCGGCGGGCTGTTCCGACTGCTGACGATCTTCCTGTTCTCCTTCTACTTCGCCGCCGACGGCCCCCGGCTGCGGCGCGGGCTGTGCTCCGTCCTGCCGCCCGCCAAGCAGGCCGAGGTGCTGCGCGCGTGGGAGATCGCGGTCGAGAAGACCGGCGGCTACATCTACTCCCGCGGCCTGATGGCCCTCGTCTCGGGCGTCGCGCACTACATCCTGCTGGCGACGCTCGGGGTGCCGTACGCGCCGGTGCTGGCGGTGTGGGTGGGGCTGGTGTCGCAGTTCATCCCCACCATCGGTACGTATCTGGCGGGCGCCCTGCCGATGCTGATCGCCTTCACCGTCGCCCCCTGGTACGCGCTGTGGGTGCTCGGGTTCGTGCTGCTCTACCAGCAGTTCGAGAACTACGTCCTCCAGCCCAAGCTCACCGCCAAGACCGTCGACATCCACCCCGCCGTCGCCTTCGGCTCGGTCATCGCGGGCACGGCCCTGCTGGGCGCGGTCGGCGCGCTGATCGCGATCCCGGCGATCGCCACGCTCCAGGCGTTCCTGGGGGCGTACGTGAAGCGGTACGCGGTGATGGACGACCCGCGGGTGCACGGGACGCGGCGGCGCGGCGGCGGGTCGGTCCTGGGGTGGGTGCGGCGCAAGGGGCTGGGGCGGCGGCGGTGA
- a CDS encoding ATP-grasp domain-containing protein produces MLVMPGRRTSTMELLAAEAARRGMSVRAAEEPGLAGPAYWYGGPVAGARLAGRLGFALLEPADGWLGELSDEFTGRQVRVGTVAGAWAIDRPTFVKPPRDKSFPADVYADGSRLPSALDPATPVLLSDVVTFAAEYRLFLLDGHIATASRYAVFGRLDPRPLGTDRADRATTAQITEFADRLAAADPARVLDVVLRAGGP; encoded by the coding sequence ATGTTGGTCATGCCTGGGCGGCGGACGTCGACGATGGAGCTGCTGGCCGCCGAGGCGGCGCGCCGGGGGATGTCGGTCCGGGCTGCGGAAGAGCCCGGGTTGGCAGGGCCTGCGTACTGGTACGGGGGGCCGGTCGCGGGTGCGCGGCTGGCGGGACGTCTCGGGTTCGCGTTGCTGGAGCCAGCGGACGGGTGGCTCGGTGAGTTGTCGGACGAGTTCACAGGCCGCCAGGTACGGGTGGGGACCGTCGCGGGCGCGTGGGCGATCGACCGGCCGACGTTCGTCAAGCCGCCCCGCGACAAGTCCTTCCCGGCGGATGTCTACGCCGACGGCTCCCGACTGCCCTCGGCCCTGGACCCGGCGACACCGGTGCTGCTGTCCGACGTGGTGACCTTCGCGGCCGAGTACCGGCTGTTCCTGCTGGACGGCCACATCGCCACGGCGAGCCGGTACGCGGTGTTCGGCCGGCTCGATCCCCGCCCGCTCGGTACGGACCGCGCGGACCGGGCCACCACCGCGCAGATCACGGAGTTCGCCGACCGGCTGGCCGCCGCCGACCCGGCACGGGTGCTGGACGTGGTTCTGCGGGCGGGGGGGCCGTGA
- a CDS encoding MFS transporter translates to MPGGPAGVAALVVAVAVVVAVAARTGDEMSGTALLLAGLAATGSASDATALLAALTVAAVVGGPVLGGCLDAVARPGRLLGGALAVHAVALGCLLASLGRVPLLVSLLVALLAGLPGGALSGGWTAQLRNVAPRERLSRATAFDAMTYHLAGLAGPALAGIVAGVWGASASVVVAVALVSLALPAAFALPAVRAVPAAFAPPPVEGAVRRVSGVPGGLVEGVRFLGRVRPLARATRVSVISCVGQGMLVACAPLLGEQVFGAAHRGVALLSLVAVSALAANAVLSRRTRPVRPDAVVRYSPLVLAVALLLASTGHPALVVAGLLVAGLGEGPQLAALFAVRHRETPAHLRGRVLTTGAALKVTGFALGVAVAGPLGARSPACALLTAAAIQVLAAGSYGVPGAVAARAAGLGRRREFVPGPRAHLDR, encoded by the coding sequence ATGCCGGGTGGACCAGCCGGGGTCGCCGCCCTGGTCGTGGCGGTGGCCGTGGTCGTGGCCGTCGCCGCCAGGACCGGTGACGAGATGTCAGGTACGGCGCTGCTGCTGGCCGGTCTCGCGGCCACCGGATCGGCCTCCGACGCGACGGCCCTGCTCGCGGCGCTCACCGTCGCGGCGGTGGTCGGCGGGCCCGTACTCGGCGGGTGTCTCGACGCGGTGGCCCGGCCGGGGCGGCTGCTGGGCGGAGCCCTTGCCGTCCACGCGGTGGCGCTGGGCTGCCTTCTGGCGAGTCTGGGGCGGGTGCCCCTGCTCGTCTCGTTGCTGGTCGCCCTCCTCGCCGGGCTGCCGGGGGGCGCCCTGTCCGGTGGCTGGACCGCGCAGTTGCGGAACGTCGCCCCTCGGGAGCGGCTGTCCCGCGCCACCGCGTTCGACGCGATGACCTACCACCTGGCGGGGCTGGCGGGCCCCGCGCTGGCCGGGATCGTCGCGGGGGTGTGGGGTGCTTCGGCGAGTGTGGTCGTGGCGGTGGCGCTGGTCTCGCTCGCGCTGCCCGCGGCCTTCGCGCTGCCTGCGGTGCGCGCGGTGCCCGCGGCCTTCGCGCCGCCACCGGTCGAGGGGGCGGTACGGCGGGTGTCGGGTGTTCCCGGCGGTCTTGTCGAGGGCGTTCGGTTCCTGGGCCGTGTCCGGCCGCTCGCGCGGGCGACCCGGGTCTCGGTGATCTCCTGCGTGGGGCAGGGCATGCTCGTCGCCTGCGCCCCGCTGCTCGGCGAACAGGTCTTCGGGGCGGCCCACCGAGGTGTGGCTCTCCTCTCCCTCGTCGCCGTCTCCGCGCTCGCGGCCAACGCCGTACTCTCCCGCAGGACCCGCCCGGTACGCCCCGACGCCGTCGTCCGGTACAGCCCCCTCGTCCTTGCCGTCGCACTCCTCCTCGCCTCGACCGGCCACCCGGCCCTGGTCGTCGCCGGCCTGCTCGTCGCGGGCCTCGGCGAAGGCCCCCAGCTGGCTGCCCTCTTCGCCGTACGGCACCGTGAGACCCCCGCCCACCTGCGCGGCCGGGTCCTCACCACCGGGGCCGCCCTCAAGGTCACGGGATTCGCCCTGGGGGTAGCCGTCGCGGGACCGCTGGGCGCGCGTTCGCCGGCCTGCGCGCTGCTCACCGCGGCGGCGATCCAGGTTCTCGCCGCGGGGAGTTACGGGGTGCCCGGTGCCGTCGCGGCGCGAGCGGCCGGACTTGGTCGGCGACGCGAATTCGTTCCGGGACCCCGCGCCCACCTTGATCGCTAG
- a CDS encoding tyrosine-protein phosphatase — protein sequence MTIRTTRVISASLALAAAAVVTTVTAQTAGAATASHTSHASHAAHPSRPSHAAPAHANAHRIRFTAAVVTAQDNGSYKITWKAPGVRRVAVHANGRIVATGGSTGSVTVKGLPATADRQWFDLVPDKGDKLHLADRLVKLDGMDNFRDVGGYRTADGQWVKMGVAYRSGALNNLTAADVAELKRLGISVDYDLRMTSERTAGPDRLPAGVRYVVANVTGDAASAPLPTTAAGTEQLMIDGEKSMVTSATAKDAYSRVLGGLVADPDGALIHCSAGKDRTGWASAALLTALGVPRDTVYADYLASNTYRAASNAAALAAMPPAQAAVYKPLLDVRSEYLDAGFEQVRDTYGSFASYEKKALGLDAKDINRLKSELLTN from the coding sequence ATGACAATTCGCACGACACGCGTCATATCCGCCTCCCTCGCCCTCGCCGCGGCCGCCGTGGTCACGACCGTGACCGCTCAGACCGCCGGCGCGGCCACGGCGTCCCACACCTCGCACGCTTCCCACGCGGCGCACCCCTCGCGGCCCTCGCACGCGGCCCCCGCGCACGCGAACGCGCACCGCATCCGGTTCACCGCCGCCGTGGTCACGGCGCAGGACAACGGCTCGTACAAGATCACCTGGAAGGCGCCGGGCGTCAGGCGCGTCGCCGTCCACGCCAACGGCCGGATCGTGGCCACGGGGGGTTCGACCGGTTCGGTCACGGTCAAGGGCCTGCCCGCCACCGCCGACCGGCAGTGGTTCGACCTGGTGCCCGACAAGGGCGACAAGCTCCACCTGGCCGACCGGCTGGTGAAGCTCGACGGCATGGACAACTTCCGCGACGTCGGCGGCTACCGTACCGCCGACGGCCAGTGGGTGAAGATGGGCGTCGCCTACCGTTCGGGCGCCCTGAACAACCTCACCGCCGCCGACGTCGCCGAGCTCAAGCGCCTCGGCATCTCCGTCGACTACGACCTGCGCATGACCTCGGAGCGGACCGCCGGCCCCGACCGCCTGCCCGCCGGGGTCCGTTACGTGGTCGCCAACGTCACCGGTGACGCCGCCTCCGCGCCGCTGCCCACGACGGCCGCGGGCACCGAGCAGTTGATGATCGACGGCGAGAAGTCGATGGTGACCTCCGCCACCGCCAAGGACGCCTACTCCCGGGTCCTCGGCGGGCTCGTCGCGGACCCCGACGGCGCGCTGATCCACTGTTCGGCCGGCAAGGACCGCACCGGCTGGGCGAGCGCCGCGCTGCTCACCGCGCTGGGCGTGCCCCGCGACACGGTGTACGCGGACTACCTCGCGTCCAACACGTACCGCGCGGCGTCCAACGCGGCCGCCCTGGCCGCGATGCCGCCCGCCCAGGCCGCCGTGTACAAGCCGCTCCTGGATGTGCGTTCCGAGTACCTGGACGCCGGGTTCGAGCAGGTGCGCGACACGTACGGTTCGTTCGCCTCGTACGAGAAGAAGGCGCTCGGCCTGGACGCCAAGGACATCAACAGGCTCAAGTCCGAACTGCTGACGAACTGA